Genomic segment of Cystobacter ferrugineus:
GCGGGCGTGGAGGTGGCCAGTCACAGCTTCTCGCATGACTACGCGCTGACGCGCCGCACGCCCGACGCCATCCGCGAGGACCTGCGGCGCGCGGACGAGGTGCTCGAGGCGGCCACGGGCGCGCGTCCGGAGGGTTTTCGCGCCCCGGGCTACACCCTCAACGCGGCCCTGTACGCGGCGACGGTGGAGCGGGGCTACCGCTATGGCTCCTCGGCGTTTCCCGCTACCCCGTACTACGCGGCGAAGGCGGCGGTGATGGGGGCGCTGGCGATGCTGCGGCGTCCCTCGCGGGCGGTGCTGGACTCGCCCCGGGTGCTGCTCGCGCCGCGCACTCCCTACTGGCCGGATCCGGCGCGGCCCTACACGCGGGGCCAGGGCGCGGTGCTGGAGTTGCCGATGACGGTGGTGCCCGGCGTGCGCTTTCCCTTCATCGGCACCTTCGTCACCACGCTGCCCCTGCCGGCCGTCGAGGCCGCGTACCGGGCCTGTCAGGGGGACGTCTTCTTCAACCTGGAGCTGCACGCGGTGGACGTGCTGGACGCGGAGGATGGCATTCCGCCCGAGCTCGTGCGCCAGCAGCGGGATCTGCGCGTGCCCGCCGCGCGAAAGCTGGAGCGGCTGCGCACCGTCTTCCAGTGGCTCCGGGCCGATCGCGACGTGGTGACTCTGCGGGACGCGGCCCTCCAGCTCGCCCCCACCGTGTAGCCGCGCCGGTCGCCCTCAGGGGACGGGCCTGGCCACCGGGGCCTTGTTCCCGGGGGCGCCCTCGCGTGCCCGCTCCAGCAGCGCGCGCAGCTCGGCACGGCGCGGCTCGGGGGTAAGACCCAGGGCGCGTTCGAGCAGGGGGATGGCCTCGTTGCCTCGCTTCATGTGCACCAGCAACTCGCCCAGGTGGGCGAGCGAGACCGCGATCGCGGGGTGTCCGGGCCGCAGCGCCTTCTCCTGGATGGCCAACGCGCGCTCGTGGTGCGCTCGGGCCTCGGCATACCGGCCCATGTCCGCGAGCACCCGGCCCAACTCGTCGAGGATCGGGGCCACGTCCGGGTGGTCGGCACCCAGGGCCTTCTCGCGCAGGGCGAGTGCGTGCTCGAGGTGGGTGCGTGCCTCGGCGTAGCGGTGGAGTCCCCGGAGTGCCCCGCCCAGGTTGGCCAGAGGGGTGGCCAGGTCGGGGTGCTCGGGGCCCAGCAGCTTCCGCCGGAGGGCGAGCGCGCTCTCCTGCATCGTGAGCGCCTCGGAGTAGCGCCCGAGCTCGGTGAGCGCCACGCCGAGGTTGGTGAAGGAGGAGGCGACGTCGGGGTGCTCGAGCCCCAGGGCCTTCTTGCGGATGGCCAGGGCGTGCTCGTACATGTCCCGGGCCTCCTCATGGCGGCCGAGCTCCGAGAGCACCGTGCCGAGGTTGCTGTAGGACTGCGCGACGAGCGGGTGACCCTTGCCCAGGGTCTTGCGGCGCAGTTGCAACGCATGGTCGTACGAGGCGCGCGCCTGCTCGAACTGGCCCAGCTCCGCGAGCACGATGCCGAGGTTGTTGTACGAGGTGGCCACAAGGGGGTGCTCGGGTCCCAGTACCTTCTGGCGCAGGGCGAGTGCGTGCTCGTGCTTCTGCCGGGCCTCTTCGTGCCGGCCCATGCGCTGGTACGTGACGGCCTGGGTGTTGAGCGCATCCGCGCGCGTCTCGTCGTCGTCCGCGCAGTCCACGGCGGACTCCAGTGCCAGCATCAGGCCCATGGCCTCCGGGTAGCGTCCCTGCCTCCAGCCCACCTGCCGCACGAGCACGGTCCACGCTTCGGCCACCAGCACGAGATCCTTGCTCTTCGCGGCGAGGGGGATGGCCTGGCGCGCCAGGGCCTCGGCGTCCGCGTACTTCCCGACGGACTCCTTCAGCTTGGCCATCTGGTGGTAGGCCAGCGCTCGGAGGCGGGGGTAGCCCACCTGCTCCACCTCCCGCAGCCATTCGGTTCCGGATTCCAGCGCCTCACCATATCGAGCCGCCTTGCGCAGTGTCTCCAGCCGCTCCATCTGTGCTTGCAACGTCTCCACCCGGGCCCGCAGCGCGGGTTCCTCGGGAGGCGGTACGGCCGCCGACATCGCGTTGATATCCGTGCAGGTCTCCAGGGGAGACAGGGAGCGCGCGGCGGTCTCGGCCTGTTCCAGATGCTCCGCGTCCATATCGCGCGTGAGGACCTCCGTCGTGAGGACTCGCAACTGTTCGCGCCTGCTCTCCAGACATTCCGTTCCCCGGGCCAGCCAAGCGGGTGGGGGCTGCTCGGCTCCCTGGCTGGCCGTGCACACCTCGCCGCGCAGCTTCACCCACTGGGCGGAGTAGCCATCGAGCAGCTCCGCCACGCGCGTGAAGCTCTCCTGGGCATACGGCAGGTGGGTGTTCAGGATGGCATGCCGCACCCGCCAGCGCATACCGAGGTCCCAGACGCCATGGAGTTGGCGCTCCAGGCGCACGCATCGGGGCCGCTCCTTGAGCATCACCACGGCGCCGACAATTAGCGCCGACAGGGTCGACATCAGGGCGGCCACGAGCACCACGCGCCTGCGCAGCCGGCGCCGCACCTCGGGGTCATCCTCCAACTCCGCGACGAGGGCCCGCATGGACTCGGGGCGTTGCGCGGGATCGGCCCGCAGGCCCTGCATCAAGGGGTGCTCCACCCACGCGGGCACCGGCGAGTTCATGGGCGGTGGCCGCGCGCGGCCCTCGCGCTGGTTCTGGATGGACTCGGCCTGGGTGGCGCCCGCGAAGGGGTGTTGTCCGTAGAGCGCCTCGTAGAGGGCCACGCAGAAGGCGAACACGTCACTGCGGGCATCGGCCGCCTCGCCGCGCAGCAACTCGGGGGCCATGTAGCGCGGCGTGCCCAGCAGCGTGCCATGCAGGGTGAGGGGGCTGTCCAGGGCGCCCGGAGGCAGCGAGAGATTCCGGGAGACCTCGGTCGTGGGGGAGGCCGAGGCGCGCGCCAGGCCGAAGTCCGTCACCCGGGCCCGCTCGTCCCGGCCCACCAGGACGTTCTCGGGTTTGAAGTCGCGGTGGACGAGCCCCGCCTCGTGCGCGGCCGCCAGTCCGTGTCCGGCGCCCAGGTACACCGTGAGGATGTCGCGCCAGGAGCGCGGGGCCTGCTCGCACCAGCTCCGCAGCGTCTGCCCCTCCACACGCTCCATGGCGATGAAGATGGCGCCATCCTCGATGGTTCCGACGTCGTAGACGGCCACCACGTTGGGGTGGGAGAGGCGGGCCATGGCCTGGGCCTCGCGCACCATGCGGGCCTCGAGGTCCTCCTGGGGGTGGATGGCGTCCGTCTCGCGGCGCAGCAGCTTGAGGGCCACGCACCGGTCCAGCCGCGCGTCGTACGCGGACACCACCTCGCCCATGCTCCCACGGCCGAGCACCTGGAGCACCGTGTAGCGGTTGGCGAGAAGCTGTCCGGCCACCATGGGCAGGGGGGGCAGCGCGGGGGAGGCGGAAGGCGGGGCCGTCCGGGGATTCAGATCGATGACGTCCCGGATGACGGTCCGCACGAGGGTGGCATCTTCCTCGAACACGCCGGTGCCCGACTCACCGCCCTCCCCCGGTGGAGCCTTGTCCCTCATGTGCCTGTCTCCCTTCGGGTCCGCGCCGTGATGGGCAGGCACTCATATCCTGGATGGGCGGCGCTTCGACAGGGGACGTTCCTGGATGTCCTGGAAGCGGGCGGGCAGGGGATGCCCCGGACGACACCACCCGCCCCTGGACGAGGCGGGTGGGCCGGGTTCGGCTCATGGCGGAGCCCGGGCTCAATCGCCGATGAAGCCCTTCAGGGTGCTGATCTGCCGCTGGTGGCTCAGCAACACGGGCGCGGTCCTGCCGAGCAGCAGGGCCAGGGACGTGTCCCCGCGGTACTCATCCAGCCCCTCATCGACGAGTTCCCTGCCGCGCTCCTGGTCCTCCTTCACTTGATCCAGGAAGGCCCGGTCGAAGTCGACGCCGCTGCGGCTCGCCAGCTCGTCGCGCCGCTCGATGAACTCGCGCACCTGCTTGTCGACCTTCTTGTCGTAGGACTTCACGCCCTTGTGCGCGCCCTTCTCCGCGCCCTCCCAGCCGGCGCCGCCCGTGGCCGATTCCCGCGTGTTCAGGTCCACCAGGGCCAGCGAGAAGGCCTGGGCGTCCGCCAGCGCGCGCAGATCGCTCAAGTGGTTCTCATGATCCCGGACGAGCCGCTGGGCGAAGCGCCGCACCTCGGGGTTGGACGCGCGCTCCGCGGCCAGTTGGCCCAGGGCGATCTGCTGCTGGTCCAGCAGGGCGAGCTGGTCGGCGAAGCGGACCTTCTCGGCGAGCGCCTCACCCACCATCTCCCCTCGGTTCCGGGCGGCCTTCGCCTCGTCGTGGGCACATCCCGCGCCCAGGCCCAACGCCATCACCAGACCCATGCCGCACAACATCCGACCCGTTCGCATGCGTTTTCTCCTTGGTTTGGAGGACCCCGGAAAGCTGGGGAGGGAGTGTGGGGCCTACAAGCGCCAGAGCGGGCGGGGGAGCGGGCCCCTGCCTCGTGCCGGGGGACGAGGGGGGCCATGGGAGCGGCCCCAGCCCGGACGCTTCTTCACTCGGACGACGCGTGTGACGTCTTCCCCTCCCGGTGCGGAAGGCGATGGTGTAGACAGCCCTCCATGCTCGAGCAGCTCGGCGACAAGGTGAAGCAGGGGCTCCGGGAGTGGACGGAGCGCATGGTGGGCCCGGAACGCAGGGGCCGCTTGAAGGCACTGGCGCGCGGCGACCACGAGTACGGGGTGGATCCCTTCGGATTCAACCTCGACTACAGCTTGTCGGCGCTCGCCCCGTTCGTGTGGCTCTACCGCAACTACCACCGGGTGGAGGTGTCCGGCATCGAGAAGCTGCCCAAGGGCCGCATGCTGCTCGTGTCCAACCACTCCGGCCAGCTCCCCATGGATGGCGCGATGATTGGCGTGTCCCTGCTGCTGGAGGCCGATCCCCCGCGCCACGTGCGCAGCATGGTGGAGAAGTGGGTGCCCACACTGCCCTATGTCTCCACGTTCATGGCCCGGGTGGGGCAGATCGTCGGCACGCCCGAGAACTGCCGCCGCCTGCTGGAGTCCGAGGAAGCCATCCTCGTCTTCCCCGAGGGCACGCGCGGCCTGGGCAAGCTGTGGCCCCAGCGCTACCAGTTGCAGGAGTTCGGTCTGGGCTTCATGCGCCTGGCCCTGGAGACGAACACGCCCATCGTCCCCGTCGCCGTGGTGGGCGCCGAGGAGCAGGCCCCCGCGCTCATGGATTTGAAGCCCGTGGCCCGGATGCTCGGCTTTCCCTCCTTCCCCATCACCGTCACCGGTCTGCCCTTGCCGCTGCCCACCAAGTACCACATCTACTTTGGTGAGCCGCTGCGCTTCACCGGCCGCCCGGATGACGAGGACAGCGAGCTGGACAAGAAGGTCCGCACGGTGAAGACCGCCATCCAGACCATGCTCAACCAGGGACTCAAGGAGCGCCAGGGCGTCTTCTGGTAGGCCGCCCGGCCCCGCGTGCCATGAATCAGGATCCTTCCAAGAGACCGGCCGTCGTCGTCACCGGCATCAGCGGCAACCTGGGCCGGACGCTCGCCAAGTTGCTGCACAAGCACGAGCGCATCATCGGCATCGATCGGCGCCCCTTCGCGGGCCGGCCGAAGGACGTCGAGATGCACCAGTTGGACCTGCGCAAGAAGAAGGCGGAGGACGTCTTCCGCAAGAACGAGATCCGCGCGGTCATCCACATGGGCATCATGCACGACCCGCGCATGAGCGAGGAGGAGCACCACTCCTTCAACGTGGTGGGCACCACGCGGCTGCTCGAGTACTGCGCCAAGTACGGCGTGTCCAAGGTGGTGGTGCTCTCCTCGGCCAACGTCTACGGCCCGAGCCCGGACAACTCCAACTTCCTCACCGAGGACGCGCCGCTCATGGCGGCCAGCCGCTTCTCGGGGGTGCGCGACCTCATCGAGGTGGACATGCTCGCGCACAGCTTCTTCTGGAAGCACCCCCACATCCAGACCGTCATCCTGCGGCCCGTGCACATCGTCGGCCCCACCATCAAGAACGCGCCGAGCAACTACCTGCGGCTGCGTCACCCCTGGGTGATGGCGGGGTTCGATCCCATGGTGCAGCTCATCCACGTGGAGGACGTGGCGCGCGCCATGGTGGAGGCCGCCCTGCGCCCCGAGCCCAAGGGCGTCTACAACGTGGTGGGCCCAGGTGAGGTGCCCCTGTCCTCCATCCACCGCGAGCTCGAGCGCGAGCCCATCCCCGTGCCGCACCTGGTGGCCCGCCCGCTGCTCGGGGTGCTCTTCAAGTACCGGCTGGCCAACTTCCCCCCGCCCGAGTTGGACCACATCCAGTTCCTGTGCAACGTGGACGGCGCCCGCTGGCGCAAGGACGTGAGCTGGCAGCCCCAGCACTCCATGCGCGAGACCATCCGCTCCGTCCTCGGGGAGTAGGCGCCGCCCCCTGACATCCGTGTCAGGGGAGGGCTCACCCCGCGTACCGTGGAGAAAACGGACACAGATGTCAGGCACCTGTGTTTTTCGTGACTCAGCCGGTCCCCGCTGCCCCGCGCAACCCCTTGAATTTCCAGCGCCAGGTGGCGGACAGGGGCATGGCACCCCGATTGCTCTAGCACCGGGACATGAAACGCGGTGAGGGCGGGCCCCGAATGCCCCTCACGTCGCGAACCTGGTGAGGAAGTTCCATGGGGGAACTTCCGACGCCCACCGCCTCGGCCGGCCCCGGGACGGTGGGCGTTTTTTTTGCCCGCGCTCAGGGCAGCGCGCCGTCGAAGGGACCTCCGGTCTGCTTCTCCAGCAGCCACTTGCCGTCCCGGTAGACGAACTCCGAGGTGACCTGCTCCTCCTTCACCGACATCGAGGGCAGGCGCGTCCAGCGCATGCGGCTGGTGACGCGCGCCCGCTGTCCTTCCTCCAGCAGCTCGACGCCCTCGAGCTCATAGTCGGAGATGTCCAGGTCCTTCTCGTCGTTGTTCTCCCGGAGGGCTTTCTCGAAGTCCTTCTGGCGCTCGGGCACGACGTACCGGCTGGCGACCCGGTAGTCCTTCCATCGCACCCGCTGGTGGAAGGCGTCCACCGTGGGGCTCAGGGTCTCGAGGTCGATCTTCTTCTTCGTGTGGGCGCATCCCCCACCCAGGCAGAGCGCGAGGAGCACGGCAAGCAGGCGATTCACCCGAAGGACGCTAGCACCCAATGTCGGGGGGGCGAAACGCACGAGGGCGCGGTGCTATGTTCCGCCACCGCATGGCCAAATCGTTGGTGGAGCGGTACGAGCAACTCCTCGCCCAGGATCCCACGTCGTCGGTCTTCGTGGAGCTGGCCAAGGCATTGATCGCCAAGGGCGAGCATGCGCGGGCCATTACCGTCTGTGAGCAGGGAATCTCCCATCACCCGCAGTCGGTGACGGGGCGCGTGTTGTGGGGCAAGGCCCTCATCTTGATGGGGCGCCCCGCGGAGGCGATGGCGCAGTTCGATCAGGCGGTGACGATCGACAAGGAGAACCCGCACGCCTACAACCTCATCTCCGAGGTGTTGTTGCAGCGGGG
This window contains:
- a CDS encoding polysaccharide deacetylase family protein, with translation MAPRLASISVDLDSLPHYCRIHGLPESLLDARARGLVYTTAVPRLRELLAQVGVPGTLFAIGEDVAGDARAAGVLREAHAAGVEVASHSFSHDYALTRRTPDAIREDLRRADEVLEAATGARPEGFRAPGYTLNAALYAATVERGYRYGSSAFPATPYYAAKAAVMGALAMLRRPSRAVLDSPRVLLAPRTPYWPDPARPYTRGQGAVLELPMTVVPGVRFPFIGTFVTTLPLPAVEAAYRACQGDVFFNLELHAVDVLDAEDGIPPELVRQQRDLRVPAARKLERLRTVFQWLRADRDVVTLRDAALQLAPTV
- a CDS encoding tetratricopeptide repeat-containing serine/threonine-protein kinase — translated: MRDKAPPGEGGESGTGVFEEDATLVRTVIRDVIDLNPRTAPPSASPALPPLPMVAGQLLANRYTVLQVLGRGSMGEVVSAYDARLDRCVALKLLRRETDAIHPQEDLEARMVREAQAMARLSHPNVVAVYDVGTIEDGAIFIAMERVEGQTLRSWCEQAPRSWRDILTVYLGAGHGLAAAHEAGLVHRDFKPENVLVGRDERARVTDFGLARASASPTTEVSRNLSLPPGALDSPLTLHGTLLGTPRYMAPELLRGEAADARSDVFAFCVALYEALYGQHPFAGATQAESIQNQREGRARPPPMNSPVPAWVEHPLMQGLRADPAQRPESMRALVAELEDDPEVRRRLRRRVVLVAALMSTLSALIVGAVVMLKERPRCVRLERQLHGVWDLGMRWRVRHAILNTHLPYAQESFTRVAELLDGYSAQWVKLRGEVCTASQGAEQPPPAWLARGTECLESRREQLRVLTTEVLTRDMDAEHLEQAETAARSLSPLETCTDINAMSAAVPPPEEPALRARVETLQAQMERLETLRKAARYGEALESGTEWLREVEQVGYPRLRALAYHQMAKLKESVGKYADAEALARQAIPLAAKSKDLVLVAEAWTVLVRQVGWRQGRYPEAMGLMLALESAVDCADDDETRADALNTQAVTYQRMGRHEEARQKHEHALALRQKVLGPEHPLVATSYNNLGIVLAELGQFEQARASYDHALQLRRKTLGKGHPLVAQSYSNLGTVLSELGRHEEARDMYEHALAIRKKALGLEHPDVASSFTNLGVALTELGRYSEALTMQESALALRRKLLGPEHPDLATPLANLGGALRGLHRYAEARTHLEHALALREKALGADHPDVAPILDELGRVLADMGRYAEARAHHERALAIQEKALRPGHPAIAVSLAHLGELLVHMKRGNEAIPLLERALGLTPEPRRAELRALLERAREGAPGNKAPVARPVP
- a CDS encoding DUF4142 domain-containing protein, translating into MRTGRMLCGMGLVMALGLGAGCAHDEAKAARNRGEMVGEALAEKVRFADQLALLDQQQIALGQLAAERASNPEVRRFAQRLVRDHENHLSDLRALADAQAFSLALVDLNTRESATGGAGWEGAEKGAHKGVKSYDKKVDKQVREFIERRDELASRSGVDFDRAFLDQVKEDQERGRELVDEGLDEYRGDTSLALLLGRTAPVLLSHQRQISTLKGFIGD
- a CDS encoding lysophospholipid acyltransferase family protein, which codes for MLEQLGDKVKQGLREWTERMVGPERRGRLKALARGDHEYGVDPFGFNLDYSLSALAPFVWLYRNYHRVEVSGIEKLPKGRMLLVSNHSGQLPMDGAMIGVSLLLEADPPRHVRSMVEKWVPTLPYVSTFMARVGQIVGTPENCRRLLESEEAILVFPEGTRGLGKLWPQRYQLQEFGLGFMRLALETNTPIVPVAVVGAEEQAPALMDLKPVARMLGFPSFPITVTGLPLPLPTKYHIYFGEPLRFTGRPDDEDSELDKKVRTVKTAIQTMLNQGLKERQGVFW
- a CDS encoding SDR family oxidoreductase; translated protein: MNQDPSKRPAVVVTGISGNLGRTLAKLLHKHERIIGIDRRPFAGRPKDVEMHQLDLRKKKAEDVFRKNEIRAVIHMGIMHDPRMSEEEHHSFNVVGTTRLLEYCAKYGVSKVVVLSSANVYGPSPDNSNFLTEDAPLMAASRFSGVRDLIEVDMLAHSFFWKHPHIQTVILRPVHIVGPTIKNAPSNYLRLRHPWVMAGFDPMVQLIHVEDVARAMVEAALRPEPKGVYNVVGPGEVPLSSIHRELEREPIPVPHLVARPLLGVLFKYRLANFPPPELDHIQFLCNVDGARWRKDVSWQPQHSMRETIRSVLGE